The Tenacibaculum jejuense genome includes a window with the following:
- a CDS encoding NHL repeat-containing protein: protein MFFILNILGQSIEIDTDYGVNGLTEILSTSNTSVQPYSKQLNDGSLLVSTSRYLEAEDKHEEVIVKYKPDGSIDTSFANNGVYVLDIDLENTSVLYDDNGIELFLDESENIYLYLSPFKNAIVKLNSEGVLETSFGTNGYLITVDDQYENSKNGRVIAYDEGIIVGLVKKDDPQIRILKKYTSNGSIDNTFGNNGILSVPYEGRMFKLNDGDFILSQKYESGTLGFIKISPKGNIDNSFGNNGQVLFDKEGYLNYHEASNNALYVSLTSFEEVNGETKIKTNIYKFDANSGEKDMDFGTNSTVVIEDVFVQESFTELNDKLYIHGLNFKSFDTHIASLNFDGTINSSFEDNGTYIENLNTTKEFSISIFPSENALIIVGKTIQNGTNPTKHFSKKYKLSNATASIDEIEKQKIVFENPIKDKIEVKSTISQINRLDIISLNGRLIKSSKSNIIETKNLPSNIYILNSYLENGNIIRKKIIKK from the coding sequence ATGTTTTTTATCCTAAATATTCTTGGTCAATCAATAGAAATTGACACAGATTATGGAGTAAATGGATTAACTGAAATTTTATCCACTTCAAACACGTCTGTTCAACCATATTCTAAACAATTAAATGATGGAAGTTTATTAGTTTCTACTTCAAGATATTTAGAGGCTGAAGATAAACATGAAGAAGTAATTGTTAAATATAAACCAGATGGAAGTATTGATACTTCATTTGCAAACAATGGAGTTTATGTTCTTGATATAGATTTAGAAAACACTAGTGTATTATACGATGATAACGGAATAGAGCTATTTTTAGATGAAAGTGAAAATATCTATTTATATCTATCTCCTTTCAAGAATGCTATCGTCAAATTAAATAGTGAAGGTGTTTTAGAGACTAGTTTTGGTACTAATGGTTATCTAATAACTGTTGATGATCAATATGAAAACTCTAAAAACGGAAGAGTTATAGCATATGACGAAGGTATAATAGTAGGACTTGTTAAAAAAGATGATCCACAAATCAGAATTTTAAAAAAGTATACATCTAATGGAAGTATAGACAATACTTTTGGTAATAACGGTATTTTATCTGTTCCTTATGAGGGTAGAATGTTTAAATTAAATGATGGAGATTTTATTTTAAGCCAAAAGTATGAAAGCGGAACATTAGGATTTATAAAAATATCTCCTAAAGGTAATATTGATAATTCTTTTGGGAATAATGGTCAAGTTCTATTTGATAAAGAAGGATATTTAAATTATCATGAAGCATCTAATAATGCTTTATATGTTAGTTTAACCTCTTTTGAAGAAGTAAATGGTGAAACTAAAATAAAAACCAACATATATAAATTTGATGCAAATAGCGGTGAAAAAGACATGGATTTTGGCACAAATAGTACGGTAGTTATTGAAGACGTTTTTGTTCAAGAATCATTTACAGAACTAAATGATAAATTATATATCCATGGACTAAACTTTAAATCTTTTGATACCCATATAGCTTCTTTGAATTTTGATGGGACAATTAATAGCTCTTTTGAGGATAATGGTACCTACATTGAAAACTTAAATACTACTAAAGAATTTTCAATTAGTATATTTCCTTCTGAAAATGCTTTGATAATAGTAGGTAAAACTATACAGAATGGTACAAACCCAACAAAGCATTTTTCTAAAAAATATAAATTATCAAATGCTACCGCTTCAATAGATGAAATAGAAAAACAAAAAATCGTTTTTGAAAACCCGATTAAAGATAAAATTGAAGTAAAATCTACAATATCTCAAATTAATCGATTAGATATAATTTCATTAAATGGAAGATTAATAAAATCTTCTAAGTCAAACATTATAGAAACAAAAAATTTACCTAGTAATATCTACATATTAAATAGTTATTTAGAAAATGGAAATATCATTAGGAAAAAAATAATTAAAAAATAG
- the sufB gene encoding Fe-S cluster assembly protein SufB: protein MSKYTEDDLREELKTKEYEYGFYTDIESEKFPKGLNEDIVRAISKKKNEPEWMTEWRLEAFRIWQEMEEPEWANVNYEKPQFQDISYYSAPKQKPKLNSLDEVDPEMLATFEKLGISLEEQKRLANVAVDIVMDSVSVATTFKETLAEKGIIFMPISEAIQEHPELVKKYIGSVVPPTDNFYAALNSAVFSDGSFCYIPKGVRCPMELSTYFRINEGGTGQFERTLVVADESSYVSYLEGCTAPQRDENQLHAAVVELIAMDDAEIKYSTVQNWFPGDAEGKGGVFNFVTKRGLCETNAKISWTQVETGSAVTWKYPSCVLKGNNSVGEFYSIAVTNNYQQADTGTKMIHLGKNTKSTIISKGISAGKSQNSYRGLVQIGSRAENARNFSQCDSLLMGNECGAHTFPYIEAKNKTAQIEHEATTSKIGEDQLFYCNQRGIDTEKAIALIVNGFSKEVLNKLPMEFAVEAQKLLEISLEGSVG, encoded by the coding sequence ATGAGTAAATATACAGAAGACGATTTAAGAGAAGAGTTAAAAACCAAAGAATATGAATATGGTTTTTATACTGATATAGAAAGTGAAAAATTTCCAAAAGGACTTAATGAAGACATAGTTCGTGCTATTTCTAAAAAGAAGAACGAACCTGAATGGATGACTGAATGGAGATTAGAAGCTTTTAGAATTTGGCAAGAAATGGAAGAGCCAGAATGGGCTAATGTTAACTACGAAAAGCCTCAATTCCAAGATATCTCATATTATTCTGCACCTAAGCAAAAACCAAAATTAAATAGTTTAGATGAAGTAGACCCAGAAATGCTAGCTACTTTCGAAAAACTAGGTATTTCTTTAGAAGAACAAAAACGTTTAGCTAATGTTGCCGTTGATATCGTTATGGATTCTGTTTCTGTAGCTACTACTTTTAAAGAAACTTTAGCTGAAAAAGGCATCATATTCATGCCTATTTCAGAAGCTATTCAAGAGCATCCAGAATTAGTAAAGAAATATATTGGTTCTGTAGTTCCTCCGACAGATAACTTTTATGCTGCATTAAACTCAGCGGTTTTCTCTGATGGATCTTTCTGTTATATTCCTAAAGGAGTTCGTTGTCCGATGGAATTATCTACGTACTTCAGAATTAATGAAGGCGGAACAGGACAATTTGAAAGAACTTTAGTAGTTGCTGATGAAAGCAGTTATGTATCTTACTTAGAAGGATGTACTGCACCTCAACGTGATGAAAATCAATTACACGCAGCTGTAGTTGAGTTAATTGCAATGGATGATGCAGAAATTAAATACTCTACGGTTCAAAATTGGTTCCCTGGTGATGCTGAAGGAAAAGGTGGAGTTTTCAACTTTGTAACAAAAAGAGGTTTATGTGAAACAAACGCTAAGATTTCTTGGACTCAGGTTGAAACAGGTTCTGCTGTAACATGGAAATATCCAAGTTGTGTACTAAAAGGTAATAACTCTGTAGGGGAATTTTATTCAATTGCAGTAACTAACAATTACCAACAAGCAGATACAGGAACAAAAATGATTCACTTAGGTAAGAATACAAAGTCAACTATCATTTCTAAAGGTATTTCTGCTGGTAAATCACAAAATAGTTATCGTGGTTTAGTTCAGATCGGTTCTAGAGCAGAAAATGCAAGAAATTTTTCTCAATGTGATTCTTTATTAATGGGTAATGAATGTGGAGCACACACATTCCCTTATATTGAAGCTAAAAATAAAACAGCTCAAATAGAGCACGAAGCAACTACAAGTAAGATTGGTGAAGATCAATTATTCTACTGTAATCAACGTGGTATCGATACTGAAAAAGCCATTGCACTTATTGTAAATGGATTCAGTAAAGAAGTGTTAAACAAATTACCGATGGAATTTGCTGTAGAAGCACAAAAATTATTAGAAATTTCTTTAGAAGGAAGTGTAGGATAA
- a CDS encoding HesB/IscA family protein: MIKVSDTAKKKVVQLMTEDGFDATNDFVRVGVKSGGCSGLSYDLKFDNSQEENDKLFEDNGVKIIVDKKSFLYLVGTTLEYSGGLNGKGFVFNNPNANRTCGCGESFSL; the protein is encoded by the coding sequence ATGATAAAAGTTTCAGACACAGCTAAAAAGAAAGTTGTTCAATTAATGACCGAAGATGGTTTTGATGCTACAAACGACTTTGTACGTGTTGGCGTTAAAAGCGGTGGTTGTTCAGGACTTTCTTACGATTTAAAATTTGATAATTCACAAGAAGAAAATGATAAACTTTTTGAAGATAATGGCGTAAAAATTATTGTTGACAAAAAGAGTTTCTTGTACTTAGTAGGAACTACCTTAGAATATTCTGGTGGTTTAAACGGTAAAGGATTTGTATTTAACAATCCAAATGCTAATAGAACTTGTGGTTGTGGAGAAAGCTTCTCTCTATAA
- a CDS encoding cytochrome-c peroxidase encodes MIRNYIFVFIISIFISCSSDTNEEQETYTPVPVSLKTPKLFSDKLIAPIIPSTNPTTKEGIRLGKKLFFDPILSSDNSTSCASCHDPKKSFTDNLRFSEGVNNKIGTRNSMPLFNLAWNFDERFAWDGKEFGLEAQAFEPVTNPLEMNSDWKVIATKLKNHNEYPLLFKETFGDIEIDSNLVVKAIAQFERTLISGNSKFDKFLNNEVELTPEEQNGFNVFMEESRGDCFHCHGSENNPLWTNNKFHNNGLDENFTDLGLGAITGDPNDNGKFRTPSLRNLAFTAPYMHDGRFATLEEVINHYSEGLKNSPTIDPLMKKVAQGGVRLTDKDKADLKAFLLTLSDTEFINNPDFQK; translated from the coding sequence GTGATTCGTAATTACATATTTGTTTTTATAATATCTATTTTTATTTCTTGTTCTTCAGACACTAATGAAGAACAAGAAACATATACTCCAGTTCCTGTTTCACTCAAAACACCTAAATTATTTAGTGATAAACTTATTGCCCCTATAATCCCAAGTACAAATCCAACAACTAAAGAAGGAATTCGATTAGGTAAAAAATTATTTTTCGATCCTATTTTATCTTCAGACAACTCTACATCTTGTGCTTCTTGTCATGATCCAAAAAAATCATTTACAGACAATTTACGGTTTAGCGAAGGAGTAAATAATAAAATTGGAACTCGTAATTCTATGCCATTATTTAATTTAGCTTGGAATTTTGATGAACGTTTTGCGTGGGATGGTAAAGAATTTGGTTTAGAAGCGCAAGCATTCGAACCTGTTACTAATCCTTTAGAAATGAATAGTGACTGGAAAGTTATAGCTACAAAACTTAAAAACCACAATGAATATCCGCTATTATTTAAAGAAACATTCGGTGATATTGAAATAGATTCAAACTTAGTGGTTAAAGCTATTGCTCAGTTTGAAAGAACTTTAATTTCTGGAAATTCTAAGTTTGATAAGTTTCTAAACAATGAAGTTGAACTTACTCCTGAAGAACAAAATGGTTTTAATGTTTTTATGGAAGAAAGCAGAGGAGACTGTTTCCATTGTCATGGAAGCGAAAACAATCCACTATGGACTAACAATAAATTCCACAATAACGGATTAGATGAAAACTTCACAGATTTAGGTTTGGGTGCTATTACTGGTGACCCTAATGATAACGGAAAATTTAGAACTCCATCACTACGAAACTTAGCATTTACCGCTCCATACATGCACGATGGACGTTTTGCCACACTTGAAGAAGTAATTAATCATTATTCAGAAGGCTTAAAAAACTCTCCTACTATAGATCCACTAATGAAAAAAGTTGCTCAAGGTGGAGTACGCTTAACAGATAAAGACAAAGCCGACTTAAAAGCATTTCTTCTAACACTTTCGGATACTGAATTCATAAATAATCCTGATTTTCAGAAATAA
- a CDS encoding MbnP family protein — translation MNKIIVSLITLLLFISCSSNEDDTLQSKKITINFVHKWDDTVVTKADFNTEKFETRNEDKVSIERYRYVLSNIKLVDANNNETNLSDYLLIDLGEEQNLTFETDKTVLNGTYSLDFTFGFTDEDNKDGEYADLNSANFNVPAMLGGGYHYMQFDGKYSSTTTTTPSGFNYHAIKAANIIDPANPVYQDTSIAVKLTDIEVTNSDIIINVNVDINQWFEDPNTWDLNTLNQMLMPNFDAQILMNANGATVFSLSSDSDS, via the coding sequence ATGAATAAAATAATAGTTTCACTAATAACTCTTTTACTTTTCATCTCTTGTTCTAGCAATGAAGATGACACTTTACAAAGTAAAAAAATCACAATAAACTTTGTTCATAAGTGGGATGACACAGTTGTTACAAAAGCTGATTTTAATACTGAAAAGTTTGAAACTAGAAATGAAGACAAAGTTAGTATTGAACGTTATAGATATGTTTTGTCTAATATTAAGTTAGTAGACGCTAATAATAATGAAACCAATTTATCTGATTATTTACTTATTGATCTTGGTGAGGAACAAAACCTAACTTTTGAAACCGACAAAACTGTACTCAACGGAACTTACAGTTTAGACTTTACATTTGGTTTTACTGATGAAGATAACAAAGACGGAGAATATGCAGATTTAAATTCTGCTAACTTTAATGTACCTGCAATGTTAGGAGGTGGATATCATTACATGCAGTTTGATGGAAAATATTCAAGCACTACGACTACAACACCTTCTGGATTTAATTATCATGCTATTAAAGCTGCAAATATTATAGATCCAGCAAATCCCGTATATCAAGATACATCTATCGCTGTTAAATTAACAGATATTGAAGTTACCAATAGTGATATTATCATCAACGTAAATGTTGACATTAACCAATGGTTTGAAGATCCTAATACTTGGGATTTAAACACATTAAACCAGATGTTAATGCCTAATTTCGATGCGCAAATTTTAATGAATGCTAATGGCGCTACAGTTTTTAGTTTAAGCAGTGATAGTGATTCGTAA
- a CDS encoding choice-of-anchor B family protein translates to MSFLFCSNVLAQTPCTSGLAGSYPCNDYDLMSVISTQNLSGSSIAEGSDVWGWTDPSNGKEYAIAAMTNTTAFIDISDPVNPILLGRLNSNAGSNSWRDVKVYNNYAFIVADNVGAHGVQVFDLTRLRNVDFPPTFFNANTVYTGVDSCHNIVINEDKAVAYLVGCRSSNGGGPIFLDISDPLNPTSLGDYRGSGYSHDAQVITYKGPDTEHDGKEIYIGSNETEIVVLDVTNKANVVELATLDYPQVGYTHQGWFTEDQRYFILGDETDESNFGLNTRTLVFDLTDLDNPRLSSTYFGPTNAIDHNGYVKGNKYFMASYAAGMRVLDITNISASTNSMTEVGFFDTFPTSNSNVSNGAWSVYPYFPSGNIIINDIDNGLFVVRKSGTLSIDPVTKTANSFNITPNPTRVDPRIVSSNTPIETIEVFNILGKKVFQKKNINSKNFTIPLSSQSSGIYIVKINNTVGKKLIIR, encoded by the coding sequence ATGTCTTTTTTATTTTGTAGTAATGTTTTAGCACAAACTCCTTGTACTAGTGGTCTAGCTGGGTCATATCCCTGTAATGACTATGATTTAATGTCTGTAATTTCTACACAAAATTTATCAGGTTCATCTATAGCAGAAGGTAGTGATGTATGGGGATGGACAGATCCTTCTAACGGTAAAGAATATGCAATTGCCGCTATGACTAACACCACTGCTTTTATCGATATATCTGATCCAGTGAATCCAATTTTACTTGGGCGATTAAACTCAAATGCTGGCTCAAACTCATGGAGAGATGTAAAAGTGTATAATAATTATGCTTTTATTGTCGCTGATAATGTAGGAGCTCATGGCGTTCAAGTTTTTGACTTAACTAGATTAAGAAATGTAGATTTTCCTCCTACTTTTTTCAATGCAAATACTGTGTATACTGGTGTAGATAGTTGTCATAACATTGTTATTAATGAAGATAAAGCTGTAGCATATTTAGTTGGCTGTAGATCGAGTAACGGAGGCGGACCTATTTTCCTAGATATATCAGATCCTTTAAACCCAACTTCACTAGGAGATTATAGAGGTTCTGGATACTCTCATGATGCACAAGTAATCACTTACAAAGGGCCTGATACAGAACACGATGGTAAAGAAATTTATATTGGCAGTAATGAAACAGAAATTGTAGTTCTTGATGTTACAAACAAAGCAAACGTAGTAGAATTAGCTACACTTGATTATCCTCAGGTGGGATATACGCATCAAGGATGGTTTACGGAAGATCAAAGATATTTTATTTTAGGAGATGAAACCGATGAAAGTAATTTTGGCTTAAATACAAGAACGCTCGTATTTGATTTAACTGACTTAGACAACCCACGACTTTCTTCAACTTATTTCGGTCCAACTAATGCTATTGACCATAATGGATATGTAAAAGGTAATAAATACTTTATGGCAAGTTATGCTGCTGGAATGCGAGTACTAGACATCACAAACATAAGTGCTTCAACCAACTCAATGACTGAAGTTGGTTTTTTCGACACATTTCCAACTAGTAATTCTAATGTTTCTAATGGTGCTTGGAGTGTTTACCCTTATTTTCCTAGCGGAAATATTATAATTAATGATATTGATAACGGTTTGTTTGTTGTTAGAAAAAGTGGAACACTATCTATAGATCCAGTTACGAAAACCGCAAATAGCTTTAATATAACACCAAATCCTACACGTGTAGATCCTAGGATAGTATCAAGTAATACTCCTATAGAAACTATAGAAGTATTTAATATTTTAGGAAAAAAAGTGTTTCAAAAGAAAAACATCAACTCTAAAAACTTTACCATACCATTATCAAGTCAATCCAGTGGTATTTATATCGTAAAAATTAATAATACAGTAGGAAAAAAACTAATTATTAGGTAA
- the thiL gene encoding thiamine-phosphate kinase, translated as MLEDKNKQKTSLAELGEFGLIEHLTQYFKIHHETTTKAIGDDCAVISQNEKTLITTDFLVEGVHFDLSYMPLKHLGYKAVMVNISDVYAMNASAEQITVSIAVSNRFPLEALEELYAGIQLACDTYKIDLIGGDTTSSTKGMIISVTAIGSAKEEEIAYRNGAKPTDLIVLTGDIGGAYLGLQVLEREKEVFKVNPQNQPDLQEYSYIIERQLKPEARKDIPKLLKELEVQPTSMIDVSDGLSSELIHICTQSKVGCNIYEEKLPLDPQVISTCEEFDLDATTVALSGGEDYELLFTIPIKDFDKIKGNPNLTVIGHITEENEGVNLITRGNQSIKLRAQGWNSFNQEN; from the coding sequence ATGTTGGAAGATAAGAATAAACAAAAGACTTCATTAGCTGAATTAGGAGAGTTTGGCTTGATTGAACATTTAACTCAATATTTTAAGATTCATCATGAAACTACTACGAAAGCGATAGGTGATGATTGTGCGGTTATTTCTCAGAATGAAAAAACATTAATAACAACTGATTTTTTAGTTGAAGGTGTGCATTTTGATTTAAGTTATATGCCTTTAAAGCATTTAGGATATAAAGCTGTAATGGTTAATATATCAGATGTCTACGCAATGAATGCGTCTGCAGAACAAATTACTGTTTCAATTGCGGTGTCTAACCGTTTTCCTTTAGAAGCTTTAGAAGAGTTGTATGCAGGAATTCAATTAGCTTGCGATACTTATAAAATTGATTTAATTGGTGGGGATACAACTTCTTCTACAAAAGGAATGATAATTTCTGTAACAGCTATTGGTTCTGCTAAAGAAGAAGAAATAGCTTATCGTAATGGGGCTAAACCAACCGATCTTATTGTGTTAACAGGAGATATAGGAGGAGCGTATTTAGGTTTGCAAGTATTGGAACGAGAGAAGGAAGTGTTTAAGGTAAATCCACAAAATCAACCTGATCTTCAGGAGTATTCTTATATCATAGAAAGACAATTAAAGCCTGAGGCTAGAAAAGATATTCCTAAATTATTAAAAGAATTAGAAGTTCAACCTACTTCTATGATTGATGTTTCTGATGGATTATCGTCTGAACTAATACATATTTGTACACAAAGTAAAGTAGGATGCAATATTTATGAAGAAAAGTTACCTTTAGATCCACAAGTAATTTCTACTTGCGAAGAGTTTGATTTAGATGCTACAACTGTTGCCCTAAGTGGAGGTGAAGATTATGAACTGCTATTTACAATTCCTATTAAAGATTTTGATAAAATAAAAGGGAATCCAAACTTAACTGTAATAGGTCATATTACTGAAGAAAATGAAGGTGTAAACTTAATTACACGTGGTAATCAGTCGATTAAATTAAGGGCTCAAGGGTGGAATTCCTTCAATCAAGAAAATTAA
- the lysM gene encoding peptidoglycan-binding protein LysM encodes MGLFSFIKNAGAKVFGIGKTTEEEAAEKANKLVGAVNALELSVADLAVSVDDDKATISGEAADLATKEKVVLVVGNTEGIATVEDNMTVAEVEEVAEEEMAQFHTVVSGDTLGKIAKTFYGDAMKYPVIFEANKPMLQHPDKIYPGQVLRIPPLVD; translated from the coding sequence ATGGGTTTATTTTCATTCATTAAAAACGCCGGAGCCAAAGTTTTCGGAATTGGAAAAACAACTGAAGAAGAAGCTGCTGAAAAAGCAAATAAATTAGTTGGAGCTGTTAACGCATTAGAATTATCTGTTGCAGATTTAGCAGTTAGCGTTGATGATGATAAAGCAACAATTAGTGGTGAAGCTGCTGATTTAGCAACAAAAGAAAAAGTAGTATTAGTAGTTGGTAATACAGAAGGTATTGCAACTGTTGAAGATAATATGACTGTGGCTGAGGTTGAGGAAGTGGCTGAAGAAGAAATGGCACAATTCCACACAGTGGTAAGCGGTGATACTTTAGGTAAGATTGCAAAAACTTTTTATGGTGATGCTATGAAGTATCCTGTAATTTTTGAAGCTAACAAACCTATGTTACAACACCCAGATAAGATTTATCCTGGACAAGTTTTAAGAATTCCACCTTTAGTAGACTAA
- a CDS encoding glycosyltransferase family 9 protein, translated as MKKKEHIIVFRLSAMGDVAMTVPVVKALVQQHPNKEVTVVSKKFLAPLFEDIENVNFFTAEVTSKHKGFLGLIRLYKELKKLQPTHFADLHNVLRSKVVRTLFQFFSSIKVSKIDKGRKEKKLLTAETKKTIQQLKTSHQRYVDVFSDLGFSINLNEVILNTSPLNSVNISKLGNKTKPWIGIAPFAAFDSKTYPLDLLEQVIDQLTQNDIKIFLFGGKNDTKILEELEKKYSNTISLAGKLSGLQNELNVIENLDVMLSMDSGNAHLAAMKNVKTITLWGNTHPYAGFAPFNQPKDFCILPDLDKFPLLPCSIYGNKTFEGYEDVMRSIDPHKIVKKIESII; from the coding sequence TTGAAGAAAAAAGAACATATTATTGTTTTCAGATTATCTGCAATGGGAGATGTAGCGATGACTGTTCCTGTTGTAAAAGCATTAGTTCAGCAACATCCTAATAAAGAAGTTACAGTAGTTTCAAAAAAGTTTTTAGCTCCTCTATTTGAAGATATTGAAAATGTAAATTTTTTCACTGCAGAAGTCACTTCTAAACACAAAGGTTTTCTTGGTTTAATTCGATTGTACAAAGAATTGAAAAAATTACAACCAACACATTTTGCAGATTTACATAACGTTTTACGCTCTAAAGTAGTTCGAACTTTATTTCAATTTTTCAGTTCTATTAAAGTCTCTAAAATTGATAAAGGAAGAAAAGAGAAAAAACTATTAACGGCCGAGACAAAAAAAACTATTCAGCAATTAAAAACCTCACATCAGAGATATGTTGATGTTTTTAGTGATTTAGGATTTTCTATCAACTTAAATGAAGTTATTTTAAATACATCTCCTTTGAACTCTGTTAATATTTCTAAGCTAGGAAATAAAACGAAACCTTGGATTGGTATTGCTCCTTTTGCTGCGTTTGATTCAAAGACATATCCTTTAGATTTATTAGAACAAGTAATTGATCAACTCACTCAGAACGACATTAAAATATTTTTATTTGGCGGAAAGAATGACACTAAAATCCTTGAAGAACTTGAAAAAAAATACAGTAATACTATTTCTCTTGCTGGAAAACTAAGTGGACTACAAAACGAACTGAATGTCATCGAGAACTTAGATGTGATGTTATCTATGGATAGTGGAAATGCTCATTTAGCAGCAATGAAAAATGTGAAAACAATAACCTTGTGGGGTAACACGCATCCCTATGCTGGATTTGCTCCTTTTAATCAGCCTAAAGACTTTTGCATTTTACCAGATTTAGATAAATTTCCTTTGTTGCCTTGTTCAATATACGGTAATAAAACTTTTGAAGGTTATGAAGATGTTATGCGAAGTATTGATCCACATAAAATTGTGAAAAAAATAGAATCTATAATATAA
- a CDS encoding BrxA/BrxB family bacilliredoxin gives MYPEELVKPMRDQLIDAGFTALYTADDVDTALAKEGTTLVMVNSVCGCAAGTARPGAIASLGADKSPTNLTTVFAGVEKESTAKAREYMIPFPPSSPAIALFKDGKLVHMLERHHIEGRSAQMIAQNLAQAYDEFC, from the coding sequence ATGTATCCAGAAGAATTAGTAAAACCTATGCGTGATCAGTTAATCGATGCTGGTTTTACGGCATTATATACTGCAGATGACGTAGATACTGCGTTAGCAAAAGAAGGAACGACATTAGTAATGGTTAATTCTGTATGTGGTTGTGCAGCAGGAACTGCAAGACCAGGAGCAATAGCTTCTTTAGGAGCAGATAAATCTCCTACAAATTTAACGACTGTTTTTGCAGGTGTAGAAAAAGAATCTACAGCTAAAGCACGTGAATATATGATTCCTTTTCCTCCTTCTTCTCCAGCTATTGCTTTATTTAAGGATGGTAAATTAGTTCATATGTTAGAAAGACATCATATTGAAGGTCGTTCTGCTCAAATGATTGCACAAAATTTAGCACAAGCTTATGACGAATTCTGTTAA
- a CDS encoding TerB family tellurite resistance protein produces the protein MGNFTKWLGAGLGFTLGGPIGAIIGFAVGSMLDGVGIKDFTSEQEDYKRATGRKERPKVKQTTAGDFEISLLILASIVIKADGKIDKTELDYVRLHFINLYGKQRANNAFKLFNGIIKKDVSTRQVCIQIREHMSHSSRLQLIHFLFGIAKADGNVTASEEDAIHKISGYLYINEADYNSIKAMFYNEVDSAYKILEISKDATDDEVKKAYRKMAKKYHPDRLQDVGDEHKKGAKEKFQSIQNAYESIKNERNMS, from the coding sequence ATGGGAAATTTTACAAAATGGCTAGGCGCTGGGCTTGGATTTACTTTAGGTGGTCCAATTGGAGCAATAATTGGATTTGCTGTAGGAAGTATGTTAGATGGGGTTGGAATAAAGGATTTCACAAGTGAACAAGAAGATTACAAAAGAGCAACTGGGAGAAAAGAAAGACCAAAAGTTAAGCAAACTACAGCAGGAGATTTCGAAATTAGTTTGTTGATTTTAGCATCAATTGTTATAAAAGCTGATGGAAAAATTGATAAGACAGAATTAGATTATGTGCGTTTACATTTCATCAATCTATATGGTAAGCAAAGAGCAAACAACGCTTTTAAACTATTCAATGGAATTATAAAAAAAGATGTATCTACAAGACAAGTGTGTATTCAAATTCGTGAACACATGTCGCATTCTTCAAGATTACAATTAATTCATTTTCTTTTCGGAATCGCAAAAGCTGATGGAAATGTAACTGCATCTGAAGAAGACGCAATACACAAAATATCAGGTTATTTATACATTAATGAAGCCGACTACAACTCGATAAAAGCAATGTTCTACAATGAAGTAGATAGTGCCTATAAAATTCTTGAAATTAGTAAAGATGCAACTGATGATGAGGTGAAGAAAGCATACAGGAAAATGGCAAAGAAATATCATCCAGACCGTTTACAGGATGTCGGTGATGAGCATAAAAAAGGAGCGAAAGAAAAATTCCAAAGTATTCAAAATGCTTACGAGAGTATCAAGAATGAAAGAAATATGTCATAA